Proteins from a genomic interval of Papaver somniferum cultivar HN1 chromosome 4, ASM357369v1, whole genome shotgun sequence:
- the LOC113275522 gene encoding thaumatin-like protein yields MDMVQIKPLLLTLLFISHIAVEVSSATIAFHNKCSYPVWPGIQPSAGKPILVKGGFKLNPKQAYALRVPQDWSGRFWGRQDCVFDASGKGHCGTGDCGGALYCNGAGGEPPATLAEITLGELDFYDVSLVDGYNLAISVKPFKGKGGACSYTGCVKDLNQMCPVGLQVKSKDNTRVVACRSACSAFNKPRYCCTGDFGNPSTCKPTAYSKVFKNACPRAYSYAYDDPTSIATCKGGNYLVTFCPQH; encoded by the exons ATGGATATGGTGCAGATCAAGCCTTTGCTCCTCACCCTTCTCTTCATTTCTCACATTGCAG TTGAAGTTTCATCAGCAACAATTGCATTCCACAACAAATGTTCATACCCAGTATGGCCAGGGATTCAACCAAGTGCAGGAAAACCCATTTTAGTTAAAGGTGGATTTAAACTAAACCCAAAGCAAGCTTATGCATTGAGAGTCCCACAAGATTGGTCAGGAAGATTCTGGGGTCGTCAAGATTGTGTCTTTGATGCAAGTGGTAAAGGTCATTGTGGAACTGGTGATTGTGGTGGTGCCTTGTACTGTAATGGTGCTGGTGGTGAACCACCTGCAACTCTTGCTGAAATTACACTCGGTGAGCTTGATTTCTATGATGTTAGTCTTGTTGATGGTTACAACTTGGCCATTTCTGTCAAACCATTCAAAGGTAAAGGAGGAGCTTGTAGTTACACTGGTTGTGTTAAAGACTTGAATCAAATGTGTCCAGTTGGTTTACAAGTGAAATCTAAAGATAATACAAGAGTTGTTGCTTGTAGAAGTGCTTGTTCTGCTTTCAACAAACCAAGGTATTGCTGCACTGGTGACTTTGGGAATCCTAGCACCTGCAAACCAACTGCTTACTCAAAGGTCTTTAAGAATGCTTGTCCTAGAGCTTATTCTTATGCTTATGATGATCCTACTAGTATTGCTACTTGCAAAGGTGGAAATTACTTGGTTACTTTCTGTCCTCAGCATTAA